From a single Gimesia fumaroli genomic region:
- a CDS encoding GNAT family N-acetyltransferase — protein MNRIVREYRAEDLDAVLAAWENATRLAHPFMTEEFLDQERDNIPNLYLPNAETWVIEQEGQVIGFIALLGNEVGAIFVEPEFHDTGAGKALMDKAQELRGDLEVEVFEANSIGRNFYQRYGFTPLSESIHEPTGNPLIRMQFTA, from the coding sequence ATGAATCGAATTGTTCGCGAATACCGGGCTGAAGATCTGGACGCTGTCTTAGCGGCCTGGGAAAATGCGACCCGGCTGGCCCATCCGTTTATGACAGAGGAATTTCTCGATCAGGAACGCGATAATATCCCCAATCTGTATCTGCCCAATGCAGAAACCTGGGTGATCGAGCAGGAGGGACAGGTCATCGGCTTCATTGCCTTACTGGGGAATGAAGTCGGTGCGATTTTTGTTGAACCGGAATTTCATGACACGGGTGCCGGGAAAGCATTGATGGACAAGGCACAGGAATTACGCGGCGATCTGGAAGTCGAAGTCTTTGAAGCCAACAGTATTGGACGCAATTTTTATCAGCGTTACGGTTTTACGCCGTTATCGGAGTCCATTCATGAACCTACGGGGAACCCGTTAATCAGAATGCAGTTTACGGCTTAA
- a CDS encoding VOC family protein gives MPAHEKMNYVEFPSNDLAATKAFFEAAFGWSFTDYGPEYTAFSDEGLDGGFFKANLCSTTASGGALIVFYSERLEETLAKVEAAGGTIIRPIFSFPGGRRFQFTEPAGNEFGVWSDPE, from the coding sequence ATGCCCGCACATGAAAAAATGAACTACGTCGAATTCCCGTCCAACGATCTGGCGGCCACGAAAGCCTTCTTTGAAGCCGCCTTCGGCTGGTCGTTCACTGACTATGGTCCCGAGTATACCGCGTTCTCGGACGAAGGACTGGACGGCGGCTTTTTCAAAGCGAACCTGTGCTCTACCACCGCAAGCGGCGGGGCACTCATCGTGTTCTATAGTGAGCGACTGGAAGAGACTCTGGCGAAAGTGGAAGCAGCCGGCGGAACCATTATCAGACCGATCTTCTCCTTTCCCGGCGGCAGACGCTTTCAGTTCACCGAACCAGCGGGGAATGAATTTGGCGTCTGGTCTGACCCCGAGTAA
- a CDS encoding DUF805 domain-containing protein codes for MNWYLAVINKYADFSGRARRKEYWMFFLFNIIVSFVVGLVGGLIGGKNGLFALSLPALYTLFIFLPSLAVTVRRLHDTNRSGWWVLISLVPFVGALILFVFTILDSDPESNNYGPNPKLAAEPELSFSQSAQPHNS; via the coding sequence ATGAACTGGTACCTGGCAGTCATCAACAAATATGCAGATTTCAGTGGACGGGCACGCAGAAAAGAATACTGGATGTTCTTTCTGTTTAATATCATTGTTTCCTTTGTAGTCGGTCTGGTCGGCGGACTCATCGGTGGCAAGAACGGCCTGTTTGCCCTGAGCCTGCCTGCTCTTTATACGCTGTTTATCTTTTTACCCAGTCTGGCGGTTACCGTTCGACGTCTGCATGATACCAACCGTAGTGGCTGGTGGGTGCTGATCTCTCTGGTCCCGTTTGTCGGTGCTCTGATCCTGTTTGTCTTTACCATTCTGGACAGTGATCCAGAATCGAACAATTACGGACCGAATCCGAAACTGGCTGCTGAACCTGAACTCAGCTTTTCTCAGTCAGCTCAGCCCCATAATTCGTAA